Proteins from one Armatimonadota bacterium genomic window:
- a CDS encoding ASKHA domain-containing protein yields MNSKKIRITIYPSGRSALLSPGTPLRYAFDILGKGITMPCGGKGRCAKCLVYFQEGAPPPTPADEAGLTESELAQGYRLACQVILDRDAVIFTRDHKFKATDKILVTGATRDFVLKPNITKRYAVIPKPTVDDLRSDLDRILDVFDIKTGFAPSLQLLKNLGCELRKSGFKATGVFANGKLISVEGGEATQECYGIAFDIGTTTIAGYLLDLTNGSQLAVTAAVNPQARIGEDVISRISYSMQEPKGLKWLQTAVVKELNRIAGRLARQANVSLSKIYEAVVVGNTCMTHLLLGVDPRHLAQAPYVPTFSHSMTLDAGDLGLRINSAGLVHVLPNVAGYVGADTVGMILATAIHKSDGIVLAVDIGTNGEIVLGSKERMLACSTAAGPAFEGAHIKHGMRAASGAIDSVWITDGDIEFSTVDGAKAVGICGSGLLDAIVCLRKAGILEESGRIVDVDEVPPDYGGLKARLTDGGFVLASAEHSAHGTPVVITQRDVREVQLAKGAIAAGIRTLMERLNIVPNDLSAVVLAGAFGNYMRKQSAIAAGLIPNVPLSKVHSVGNAAGEGAKLALLSTDERSEADRIAQSIEYVELTTDSSFQEKFAEALMFGPWPDTGSQSVFLDGVG; encoded by the coding sequence TTGAACTCGAAAAAAATTAGAATAACAATTTACCCTTCAGGGCGATCTGCTTTGCTTTCGCCAGGCACTCCTCTTCGTTATGCATTTGATATATTGGGAAAAGGAATAACCATGCCGTGTGGCGGGAAGGGCCGCTGTGCCAAGTGTCTTGTCTATTTTCAGGAAGGTGCACCTCCGCCCACACCTGCTGATGAGGCAGGTCTAACTGAGTCTGAACTTGCCCAGGGTTACCGGCTTGCATGTCAAGTTATCCTCGATAGAGATGCAGTTATTTTCACCCGCGATCACAAATTCAAGGCGACGGACAAGATACTCGTAACTGGGGCGACTAGAGACTTCGTTCTCAAGCCGAATATTACCAAGCGCTACGCAGTAATCCCTAAGCCTACCGTGGATGACCTGCGTTCGGATCTTGACCGCATATTGGATGTCTTCGATATAAAGACTGGCTTTGCGCCTTCGCTTCAGCTGTTAAAAAACCTTGGATGCGAACTGCGCAAATCGGGATTTAAAGCGACAGGTGTTTTTGCGAATGGAAAGCTTATTTCCGTTGAGGGTGGAGAGGCTACGCAGGAATGTTATGGAATTGCCTTTGATATAGGGACAACGACGATTGCAGGTTACCTTCTTGATCTCACCAATGGTTCTCAATTAGCGGTGACGGCGGCCGTCAACCCTCAGGCTCGGATAGGTGAGGACGTCATCAGCCGAATTAGCTATTCGATGCAGGAGCCCAAGGGCCTTAAGTGGCTTCAAACGGCGGTTGTCAAAGAGCTAAACAGAATCGCTGGCAGATTGGCTAGACAAGCAAATGTGTCGTTGAGTAAAATATATGAAGCAGTTGTCGTTGGCAACACATGCATGACGCATTTACTGCTAGGTGTGGATCCGAGGCATTTGGCGCAGGCGCCCTATGTTCCGACATTCAGTCACAGTATGACGTTAGATGCGGGCGACCTTGGTTTAAGAATCAATTCAGCTGGCTTGGTGCACGTACTTCCGAATGTCGCTGGATATGTAGGGGCAGATACAGTTGGCATGATTCTTGCTACCGCCATCCACAAGAGCGACGGCATCGTGTTGGCGGTAGATATAGGCACAAACGGCGAAATTGTGCTAGGCTCGAAAGAACGAATGCTTGCGTGCTCAACGGCAGCAGGTCCAGCATTTGAGGGAGCGCATATCAAGCACGGGATGAGAGCTGCTTCTGGCGCGATTGATTCTGTGTGGATTACGGATGGAGATATAGAGTTTAGCACTGTGGATGGCGCAAAGGCGGTTGGTATTTGCGGCTCCGGCCTTCTTGATGCAATTGTTTGTTTGCGCAAAGCAGGAATTCTGGAGGAAAGTGGAAGAATAGTAGATGTTGATGAAGTACCGCCTGATTACGGTGGTCTTAAAGCCAGACTCACGGATGGGGGATTTGTTCTGGCAAGTGCTGAACATTCGGCGCATGGGACGCCGGTGGTGATTACACAAAGGGATGTGCGCGAAGTTCAGCTTGCAAAGGGAGCCATTGCGGCTGGAATTCGTACGTTAATGGAGCGCCTAAATATTGTGCCGAATGATTTATCGGCGGTAGTTCTCGCGGGGGCATTCGGCAATTATATGCGCAAGCAGAGCGCGATTGCCGCTGGGCTTATACCAAATGTGCCATTATCAAAGGTACATTCGGTAGGGAATGCGGCGGGCGAAGGTGCGAAGCTTGCACTGCTTTCAACTGACGAGAGGTCCGAGGCTGACCGGATCGCTCAGTCAATTGAGTATGTAGAGCTGACAACGGACTCTAGTTTTCAGGAAAAGTTTGCGGAAGCCCTGATGTTCGGTCCTTGGCCCGACACAGGTTCGCAAAGTGTTTTCCTTGATGGGGTGGGCTAG
- a CDS encoding tetratricopeptide repeat protein, translating to MGEAKEHLQRGIEFKIAGQYDEAIIELQEAIKLDGMNCEAYRQLGLVYGFTGMFDESLEMLRKAKEIEPSNLDARNDLALTYAMLGMIEEAKQEFMSVLEEDPSNEVARKNIVYF from the coding sequence ATGGGCGAGGCTAAAGAACATCTACAACGGGGCATAGAGTTTAAAATAGCCGGTCAATATGATGAAGCCATAATTGAGCTGCAGGAAGCAATCAAGCTCGACGGCATGAATTGTGAGGCTTATAGGCAGCTTGGCTTGGTATATGGCTTTACGGGCATGTTCGATGAGTCGCTCGAGATGCTCCGTAAAGCTAAGGAGATTGAACCATCGAACCTAGATGCCAGGAATGACCTTGCTCTTACCTATGCAATGCTTGGAATGATAGAAGAGGCAAAGCAGGAATTCATGTCGGTGCTTGAAGAGGATCCCTCCAATGAGGTAGCACGTAAAAACATTGTCTACTTCTAA